One genomic segment of Photobacterium sp. DA100 includes these proteins:
- the infA gene encoding translation initiation factor IF-1 → MAKEDVIEMQGTVLDTLPNTMFRVELENGHVVTAHISGKMRKNYIRILTGDKVTVELTPYDLTKGRIVFRAR, encoded by the coding sequence ATGGCAAAAGAAGACGTAATTGAAATGCAAGGTACTGTGCTTGACACACTACCTAACACTATGTTCCGCGTAGAGCTTGAGAACGGTCACGTTGTTACCGCTCACATTTCTGGCAAAATGCGTAAAAACTACATCCGTATTCTTACTGGTGACAAGGTAACTGTGGAACTGACTCCATACGACCTAACCAAAGGCCGCATCGTCTTCCGCGCCCGTTAA